The stretch of DNA agtcctgtgaAGTTGCtgtgcttcaagaatttattttcttttaactacgcccatccaatagacaggtaccgtaggctgcaagaatttaggcgctattatggttgTGTTATGCTGGTTTCAcgatcaacagctatttgactaatataatgtaacattccactttcttctctttgtagatgctcttctgaaatattttctttctacctCTGcacatcctgggccatcttaTATAGCGAACtaatccacatcagcaccaagtccaagcccaccaagctgaggaaagaagtgcaccttccaaaacagctgtcaaatgaaagtgcaatagatgctttgcatcggtgaagacaaggtgagtaaggttataagtcaaggtgaaaaaaaaagtaacattttaaagtgttctgtgtgtctttatatacagtggggagaacaagtatttgatatactgtcaatgacagtgtatcaaatacttgttctccccactgtaggtttgtgtgggtgggtgttaatcatattgtaataacaattgtcatttatttaatgcatttgtttttaaagtgttttcattggtgcttttgaatagttattacagcatttttcttttaatttctgcactggttcgttgtcttttttttatatataatatatataataaattacaaagaaataacgtgctttttcagtgtgagtgtttaaatatatggtgtgggggggtgggggtggcgccaataaatatgttgcctagggcaccaaattggtcaggaacggccctgcgttccggcaccttatgatttacaaatcaaGCACTGGCTAACGGCAAGCGTCCTTTTAAACTCtctgactttatttttttacagttcgtggcgtcctggTTGGTATaagtaattgaaaataatgtactgttttcctgcgaaGTGTGTATAACCACatgatagatttgtagatgctacaatatgtgctcgtctgtcaatgttcattcgaaatagttggaaaccttttttttaaatgtatttttggaGTCATAATATAATAGTCGACAATACTGAGTAACGTTGACTAAGAccagacaaagacaaacatatttttaaatgactaaaatatgactaaagcctgagttatgcttcttcgttgcggtgacggcgaagctACTACGGCGTTAATGAGCATTCCACAGGTATGGGGagtgcgttgctctgtaattcactgccaaggCACGAGAGGGGTGTGGCGGTGCGTTTGTGCGGTTTGGGGGACTCTtccgacttcctctagttttcttccggttacacaataATGCAAACGGAGATGCAAAgcatgaatgtggatcttcagctcatcaacattgaacaagaaatgttgatcatactgtaatgtccgtaactaagcgcaggcagtgttgtcagtaacgcgttagttagtaacgcgttactgtaatctgattactttttttcagtaacgagtaatctaacgcgttcatttttctacaccagtaatctgactaaagttagtttccttagtgtctctgcgttactattttttcattgcctcatatcgtatgtagaatgaagaatattgtagtcatgtacgaagagcattttgaatagaaaatgctaaaaggtTCCCAGtatgtgtttccatgacaacctcttagctatttcctgttttggtctcgcgtcacgtgttgtgggactgaggcgggtggacattcgcgccatgtgttgagacgttgcgagagAATGTTGAtccgtggatatccatgaatgaaggtatttttccttcattctggagggtatcagcaaaaggttggaccccctacatgcgcggccattTCGTAGCTTTGACGGAGCAACGAcgagcagtcatcgctccaagttggaaagctttgtttacatcatatgcgtgttgcacatttatgccgtgaggtgatgttttcgtttggcatctgtgggatgtgttgtaagtccaattgagtgtaaagtgcttagttcccgccacgttttgtggccaaactgaccgcgtgtgtgttgagaagagtacttccgggttgttaatgtgcacggctgcacgcgcatccgcgctcgccaccacctttgtgtttattgcactgtacaatccacttgtgtgttgttgattattgtgccatCAGTTTGcactgttttacattggcactgatatgctgttaacaatAACCCGAAAttaagaagttttgacattaggcttaatcttagagttagtgggatttaattggtcggtggagttgatttcaacaaattctaagcagtttgtcagatatttgttagtttcagggctccggagtggctaagctagtgcgaaattctgatattcccctttaaattcaatcatcggaacgtcaattacatgtgatgacatttttctgttgtcattcttacgtttggcggcaaagggagaaaaatggggaaaaagtaactgatagattacttttaaagtaactcagttactttgataatgaagtaatcagtaaagtaactagattacttttttgaggcgtaatcagtaattaaattactttttcaagtaatctgtgacaacactgagcgCAGGTCCTTTAAGAGGCGATCAGACTGGGGAGCGGTGATCTAGCGGGAAGCGAGTGGAAAGAATGGGAGAAAGCGAAAAGTTAGCGGCTACATGTTGCGGCagcccgctattattttgtccattcatccatcatcttccacttgctccggggtcgggtcacgggggcagcagctttaacagggaagcccagactttccTCCCCCTGGTCACTTCGACGTCACATCCGGTGAGTGTATCGTTTGTTTGTTAGCGCTGTTAGCGCTGCTACTAGTCGCTAATCTTCTAGTGCTCCTCAATTTGTTTTATCCCTCGGACACATCGGAGAATCGATCCTAGGCTGGTTCGGCTCTCCTAGTGCTCCttaatttgttttatcccacgATTTAACAGGTCGTGGATTAAAACTCCTCTCCTCTTTAGCTCTATCTTGCTAGCCTAGCTTATCCGAGCTATGGCTAGCCCTCTGCCTTCTTCCTCCCGTCTTTTCTGCTCAGTGTGCTGTATGTATAGCGAGCACCCTGGCTCCTTCGTCGAGGACAGTAGTAGCTGTAGGAAGTGTAGCTTAGTCTCAGGGTTGGAGACCAGGGTTTCTGAGCTAGAAGCACGGCTCTGCACTCTAGAGACGAAAGCTAGTCCTAGCTATAGCCAGGTAGTGGCAGGGCCCGCAGGTCGTGCTTGCAGTAGTAGGATTGCTAGCGCAGTTAGCCCCCCAGCGAGCCCCGTGCAGCCGGGGGAAATTAAGGAGGGATTTGTGACTGTACGGGGGAAGCGCAGTGGTAAACGCACAACCTTAGTGCACCAGCAGCTTCACGTCAGCAATAGGTTTGCCCCCCTCAGCGACACACCGGCTGAACCAGACACTCTCGTAATTGGAAGCTCCATAGTTAGAGACGTAAAGCACCCGGCGGTGTCTGTCAGGTGTTACCCAGGGGCCAGAGTCGGTGACATCGAAGGAAACCTCAGGCTCTTAAAGCAGAGTAGGAAGAGGTTCCGCCGTATCGTGATTCACGCAGGCGGTAACGACGCCCGGCGGAGACAGTCTGAGGTGCTTAAATTAAACGTAGCCTcggtgtgtgaacttgctaagtcgatggcggacaccgtagttttctctggtcctctgcctaatttggtcaatgatgagatgtactctagattctcatcatttaaccgctggttgtctagatggtgcccagaaaacgatataatctttgttgataactggcacgcgttttggggcaagcccgggctcatgcgccgagacggcattcatccgacttgggacggtgctgctctcttaactcgaaatttggccgccaaactaagtctcccaaagtgacacttcagagtgggggcccgggcgcagtgttgtagtgtaaaacacaacactgtttgtagtgaccactcgcctctttccgagctgtcacaaatccgaaattcaggacagaagatagagactgtgtccgTGCCTCGTATAGTGAACAGGGGAAAACCGAGTACTATAGGAACaagaccaaagaatttaatacatatagcccctgatagcagtgaaaataaaatagctcttaataaatatataaaatgcggattattaaacatcaggtcaatctcgcccaaatctctgttagttaatgacttaattggggattataatattcatattttggccctgactgaaacttggcttcagcaggatgagtttgttagacttaatgaatccacacccccaagtcacgtgaattttcacacagctagaagcacgggccgtggagggggggtggcagtaatatcacactcttgtctaggtatgagcccaaaaagtaaagctaattacatttataactcctttgaaagtctagcactatcaattatagacgctaactggaagaaccaaaaaccagttcttttcatagtggtttaccgtccccctggtccctactcacagtttttgttagatttctctgactttttatcgagtattttgctaagctgggatagaattataattgtaggggattttaatatacatgttgacgatgaaggtgactcccttggtaaggcctttaatgacctactagatgggactggcttcattcaaaatgtaaataaaccaactcatagtcacaagcataccctggacttgattttaacctatggtacggagattagtgatcttagtgtccatccccacaaccccgtactgtctgatcattttctaattacctttcagtttgtgcttcaagataatccgccactagtgactagaactcagatgaaaaggacattaggtgatcactctgtttcagagtataaacagataattcagcctatatttgcctccatgtcatctaattatgaaggagtgatgtccggccttgctgttaatgacgagtttgttgatcgtgTTCTGTGTACGTTTCGTACCACCCTCGATGTCGTCGctccctccaaattaaagtttgtcaagccgagacgagcctctccctggtataatgctgaaacgctctcttaaacaatcgacacgtaaattagaaagactttggcgccgttccaacacagagcacaccctctctgcctggaaacacagcttagtgacatataagcaggccttgcgtacggctaaaaccagatattactcatccttaatagaggaaaacaaaaataatcctaggtttctgttcagcactgtagcaaggctgacaaacagtcacacctcaatagaaccttatatcccaaccacccttagctgtgatgacttcctaaaattttttaacaataaaatcgcaactattagaaataaaataaatgaatcacttccaattattaggtctgataaagtgcagacaaagaattcggaatctcctataaacccctctaaaatattaaataactttaccactgtagaccaaattgatgtaacttcaattataatgtcctccaaaccatcaacgtgcctccttgacccaatcccaaccaaactttttaaagagaccctgcctctaactattgacactatcttaaatataataaatacctcattagttactggctacgtgccgcagtcctttaaatatgcagttattaaaccgctcttgaaaaaacctactcttgatcctgatattttggccaattatagacctatttctaacttaccatttctctccaaagtccttgaaagagtggtaattaaacagctctgtcagcacctacaggacaatagtttatttgaacagttccagtctggctttcgagctcatcatagcactgaaaccgcattagttaaagtaactaatgacttgttacttgccgctgacgttggattagtctcgatcctggttctgctgGACGTGAGTGCAgcttttgacacaatcgaccataatatcttattgcagagattagaatgtgacataggcattagaggagcagccctctgctggtttaaatcatatttatctaataggtaccagtttgtcaatgtaaaccagcaatcatcatcgtactctagagttagttatggtgtgccgcaaggatctgtcctcgggcccatcttgtttacgctgtatatgcttcctctaggtaatatcatcagaaaacatagcattaactttcattgttacgctgacgacacacaactgtatttatcaattaaacctgagcaggtcaggcaagtagaaaaactaagcgcctgcgtccgagatataaatacctggatgagcactaactatcttctacttaaccctgaaaagacagaagtccttataataggcccgaaaagtgttagagactctttatctgcccagatagtcactctggacaatgtaagtgtagcctccagcgccacagttaaaaacctaggaattttatttgaccctgacttatcgtttaaagcacacattaaacaaacctgtagaacggctttctttcacctgcgcaacatcgccaaaattagaaatattttatctaaaagcgatgcagaaaaattaattcacgcgttcgttacatcgagattggattactgtaactccctacttgcagcttgtcctaaaagctctctaaaaggtcttcagctagtccaaaacgcagcagcaagacttttaacaggaaccaatagaagagagcacatcacccctgtgctccaggcacttcactggcttccagtcgagtttagaattatatttaaaatactccttcttacatttaagaccattaatgggttggggccatcttatctcaccgatgctctggttccataccgccccaacagaacactccgatctcagaatgcaggtctactggtagttcccagagtttataaaagtactgtcggagctagagcctttagccaccaagcccctgttttatggaatcagcttc from Corythoichthys intestinalis isolate RoL2023-P3 chromosome 22, ASM3026506v1, whole genome shotgun sequence encodes:
- the LOC130910653 gene encoding uncharacterized protein LOC130910653, which gives rise to MASPLPSSSRLFCSVCCMYSEHPGSFVEDSSSCRKCSLVSGLETRVSELEARLCTLETKASPSYSQVVAGPAGRACSSRIASAVSPPASPVQPGEIKEGFVTVRGKRSGKRTTLVHQQLHVSNRFAPLSDTPAEPDTLVIGSSIVRDVKHPAVSVRCYPGARVGDIEGNLRLLKQSRKRFRRIVIHAGGNDARRRQSEVLKLNVASVCELAKSMADTVVFSGPLPNLVNDEMYSRFSSFNRWLSRWCPENDIIFVDNWHAFWGKPGLMRRDGIHPTWDGAALLTRNLAAKLSLPK